From the Candidatus Krumholzibacteriota bacterium genome, one window contains:
- a CDS encoding nicotinamide-nucleotide amidohydrolase family protein, with protein MSKSFAVEKLTGIFGGSVTEKVKIKGSYPALDLLFSQSDYSAGDIDIIREAFGSYCYSRCGDSLEKVVADLLRRKKATLSVAESITGGLIASTIVTVPGASEFFVEGFITYSNKAKTDRLGVDPQIIKSYGAVSPEVCVLMVRGAASKAGVDYALSTTGIAGPGGGTPGKDAGLCYIGLHSPEGNSYNKYQFSGSRDEVRRKAVIFALDLLRLKLEGYNKRLASFMKTLPGRQI; from the coding sequence GTGAGTAAAAGCTTTGCTGTAGAAAAATTAACCGGAATTTTCGGCGGCAGCGTAACTGAGAAGGTTAAGATAAAGGGGAGTTATCCCGCTTTAGATCTTCTGTTTTCCCAAAGCGACTACTCAGCCGGAGATATTGATATAATACGCGAAGCATTCGGAAGTTATTGTTATTCACGATGCGGAGACAGTCTTGAGAAAGTTGTGGCTGATCTTCTTCGCAGAAAGAAGGCGACTCTTTCTGTGGCAGAATCTATTACAGGCGGGCTGATTGCTTCAACCATTGTAACGGTTCCAGGTGCAAGTGAATTTTTCGTTGAAGGTTTTATTACTTACAGTAACAAAGCGAAAACGGACAGGCTTGGCGTGGATCCTCAGATTATAAAGAGTTATGGCGCGGTAAGTCCGGAGGTTTGCGTTCTGATGGTTCGCGGGGCGGCTTCGAAAGCCGGAGTTGACTACGCTCTGTCTACAACGGGAATTGCCGGGCCGGGCGGAGGCACGCCGGGAAAGGATGCGGGGTTGTGCTATATAGGGCTTCATTCGCCCGAGGGGAATAGTTATAACAAATATCAATTCAGTGGAAGCAGAGATGAAGTCAGAAGAAAAGCTGTTATCTTTGCTCTGGATTTGTTAAGACTTAAACTTGAAGGTTACAACAAGAGATTGGCTTCATTTATGAAAACCCTGCCCGGCCGGCAGATATAA
- a CDS encoding regulatory protein RecX gives MKPASDDQKVVNISRKAGGLRIIEISSGKRFLAVKNNKTEHLMTTGLVLGEKEIDLLEGEFAEEAAMRLAKNLLARRERTKWEIRDSLVREGINKEQIVDRTIEKLKEHGYLDDRRFTSNFISYRMKRRPSGPHFLKRKLLAVGVDSRIIEDEIDLFFKGREEMDVAVDLVLGRFSAEIERGKLVRRVNSFLRRRGFTSEVINTICSRLARREMLTG, from the coding sequence ATGAAACCGGCAAGTGATGATCAAAAGGTAGTAAATATATCACGTAAAGCCGGCGGATTAAGGATAATCGAAATTTCTTCCGGCAAGAGATTTCTGGCAGTAAAAAATAATAAGACGGAGCATCTCATGACAACGGGGTTGGTATTGGGGGAGAAGGAGATTGATCTGCTGGAAGGAGAATTTGCCGAAGAGGCTGCTATGCGCCTCGCCAAGAATCTTCTTGCCAGGCGTGAGAGGACCAAATGGGAAATTCGTGATTCTCTTGTAAGGGAGGGTATAAATAAAGAGCAAATAGTTGATCGCACAATCGAGAAATTAAAAGAGCATGGTTATCTCGATGACCGAAGGTTCACGTCCAATTTTATCAGCTACAGGATGAAGCGCCGGCCTTCCGGCCCTCACTTTCTAAAACGAAAATTACTTGCGGTGGGTGTTGATTCTCGTATTATTGAAGATGAAATAGATCTTTTCTTTAAAGGCAGGGAAGAGATGGACGTTGCGGTAGATCTTGTTCTCGGAAGGTTCTCGGCTGAAATAGAAAGAGGTAAGCTGGTCAGGAGAGTGAACTCTTTTCTAAGACGCCGGGGTTTCACAAGTGAAGTAATTAATACTATTTGTTCCAGGTTAGCGAGAAGAGAAATGTTGACTGGTTGA
- the recA gene encoding recombinase RecA — MAKSNNKDKKKGKEKAIGLAVNQIEKQFGQGSIMLLGSDKSVVEVNSISTGSLALDIALGVGGVPRGRIIEIYGPEGSGKTTLASSIVANAQSKGGVAAYIDAEHALDINFTRKIGVDVDELLVSQPDTGEEALEIAEVLIRSAALDVVVIDSVAALVPSAEIEGQMGDSHVGLQARLMSQALRKIAGAVSKSKTCVIFTNQIRMKIGVMFGNPETTSGGNALKFYSTVRMDIRRIGKIKDRDVIIGNNTRVKVVKNKVAPPFRQAEFEILFSQGISKESDLIELGVESDIVTKMGSWYSYGDTRLGQGKENARVFLIDNPDISNEIEEKIRVHYGLEVSPEGLKSENETGK; from the coding sequence ATGGCAAAATCAAATAATAAAGATAAGAAAAAAGGGAAGGAAAAGGCAATAGGACTTGCCGTTAATCAGATTGAGAAGCAATTCGGGCAGGGATCTATTATGCTGCTTGGTTCCGATAAGAGTGTTGTAGAGGTAAATAGTATTTCCACGGGAAGCCTGGCTCTGGATATAGCTCTGGGGGTGGGGGGCGTTCCGCGCGGCAGGATAATAGAGATATATGGGCCGGAGGGGTCCGGGAAAACAACCCTCGCGAGTTCGATTGTCGCTAACGCCCAGAGCAAGGGTGGTGTGGCGGCCTATATTGACGCTGAACACGCGCTTGACATAAATTTCACAAGAAAGATCGGTGTCGATGTAGATGAGCTCCTTGTATCACAGCCGGATACAGGGGAAGAGGCTCTCGAAATCGCCGAGGTTCTCATACGGAGCGCCGCGCTGGACGTAGTAGTTATCGATTCTGTCGCGGCTCTTGTTCCCTCCGCCGAAATAGAGGGGCAGATGGGGGATTCTCATGTTGGGCTGCAGGCGCGTTTGATGTCCCAAGCTCTCAGGAAAATCGCCGGAGCTGTGTCAAAATCGAAAACATGTGTTATATTCACGAATCAAATAAGAATGAAAATTGGTGTTATGTTCGGTAATCCGGAAACAACAAGCGGTGGTAACGCGCTCAAGTTTTACAGCACTGTTCGTATGGATATCCGGCGTATAGGAAAGATAAAAGACAGAGATGTTATAATCGGAAACAACACAAGAGTAAAAGTTGTAAAGAATAAGGTTGCTCCCCCCTTCCGGCAGGCTGAGTTTGAAATTCTCTTCAGCCAGGGGATAAGCAAGGAAAGCGATTTGATAGAACTTGGCGTTGAATCTGATATTGTAACCAAGATGGGAAGCTGGTATTCTTACGGTGATACCAGACTGGGTCAGGGGAAAGAAAACGCCAGAGTTTTCCTTATAGATAATCCCGATATTAGCAATGAGATAGAAGAGAAGATACGTGTTCATTATGGTCTCGAAGTGTCTCCTGAAGGGTTAAAATCGGAAAATGAAACCGGCAAGTGA
- a CDS encoding phosphatidylglycerophosphatase A, giving the protein MKKQIITFFGSFFYTGFFPVAPATFATFIWAVCYLFIPPLGWAVHLIALLVMLPVSIYISDVMEDYFGHDAPVIVIDEFVGLQVTFFAVTASPLTVLTGFLLFRVFDIAKPFPISRSQKIKGGYGVVVDDVIAGLYAYIILNILIKYTDLL; this is encoded by the coding sequence GTGAAAAAACAGATTATTACATTCTTCGGGTCATTCTTTTATACTGGATTTTTTCCTGTTGCTCCGGCTACTTTTGCTACTTTTATATGGGCGGTGTGCTATCTCTTTATTCCTCCCTTAGGGTGGGCGGTTCATTTAATCGCTCTTCTTGTGATGTTGCCGGTATCGATATATATATCGGATGTTATGGAAGATTATTTCGGACATGACGCTCCCGTGATCGTAATTGATGAATTTGTCGGTTTGCAGGTTACTTTTTTTGCCGTTACGGCATCACCCCTTACAGTTCTAACTGGTTTTCTGCTGTTCAGGGTTTTTGATATAGCAAAACCTTTTCCGATAAGCAGGTCTCAGAAAATCAAAGGGGGTTACGGTGTTGTCGTGGATGATGTTATTGCCGGGTTATATGCCTATATAATTCTGAATATTCTAATTAAATATACTGACTTACTTTGA
- the thpR gene encoding RNA 2',3'-cyclic phosphodiesterase, which produces MRLFFGVNIIPRLTELVWRSIEQSPVLDSPWRWIPRSNYHITLKFLGETDDKILSDLKEASERAVSEIDSPFRIRFDDFGAFPSLSRPRVVFYSVREGKDRLSILAQVLNREMANFGFKAERRRYHAHLTLARVKKKLKPELIEKLKNIPPLPEEANQMVDSVVLFRSHLSRSGALYEKVCDFTL; this is translated from the coding sequence ATGAGGCTGTTTTTCGGAGTAAATATTATACCGCGGCTCACTGAACTTGTATGGAGAAGTATAGAGCAGTCACCGGTTCTGGATTCTCCCTGGCGCTGGATACCGCGGAGCAACTACCATATAACCCTTAAGTTTCTCGGTGAAACCGATGATAAGATTCTGTCTGATTTAAAAGAAGCCTCAGAGCGCGCGGTATCTGAAATTGATTCCCCCTTTAGAATAAGGTTTGATGATTTTGGCGCTTTCCCTTCTCTTTCCAGGCCCAGAGTTGTTTTCTATTCAGTACGAGAAGGAAAAGACAGACTCTCTATTTTAGCACAGGTTCTGAACAGGGAAATGGCAAATTTCGGCTTTAAAGCCGAGAGGCGTAGGTACCACGCTCATCTCACTCTCGCCAGGGTAAAGAAGAAGCTGAAGCCCGAGTTAATAGAAAAGCTGAAAAATATCCCACCCCTTCCTGAAGAAGCTAATCAGATGGTTGATTCTGTTGTTTTATTCAGGAGTCATCTGAGCCGCTCTGGAGCTTTATACGAGAAGGTGTGCGATTTTACTCTTTAA